Proteins from one Sulfurospirillum tamanense genomic window:
- a CDS encoding DUF4870 family protein — protein MEYSYDQRPYVKDAPENQKGPATAVYALYAASFFVGITALIGVIIAHVKKGDARGTWLESHYGWQIRSFWWFVFWSVLGVVLVFIVVGYAVIFGALVWFVYRIAKGWLRLLEGREM, from the coding sequence ATGGAATACAGCTACGACCAACGTCCCTACGTGAAAGATGCCCCTGAAAATCAAAAAGGCCCCGCTACGGCTGTGTATGCTTTGTATGCGGCTTCGTTTTTTGTGGGAATTACAGCGCTTATTGGGGTGATTATTGCCCATGTAAAAAAAGGCGATGCGCGCGGAACGTGGTTGGAGAGCCATTACGGGTGGCAAATCCGTAGCTTTTGGTGGTTTGTGTTTTGGAGTGTTTTGGGGGTTGTGTTGGTGTTTATCGTGGTGGGGTATGCGGTTATATTTGGCGCGTTGGTGTGGTTTGTGTACCGCATCGCCAAAGGCTGGCTGAGGCTTTTGGAGGGAAGGGAGATGTAG